A genome region from Chengkuizengella sp. SCS-71B includes the following:
- a CDS encoding YqhG family protein: MNKEQVDHYVMRYLESKQCHIIERGSDHVVVQLSPQADRELTNRHYYWNFVERTGAPPETMRLTFIFDKENYEQQTETKNKLQKEENQTNSDTILGRFLGISPLSGTQRTIEQDMTFGSLKLEQLFQVVQQNGKYVNLYEVPNETSVSEPTAYMSWLGVNYKVEFTSDLKRSEIHSLGICLSTGEIKTDFHDTTLQIKLTTKMPPNTHVRPTISLERAVSELQKYIIQKVKHVDQKWAIEAQNRLNEEILRIQTYYSDLIEAAEEGDKQEVKNLYENRIQEIRSQYEPKIQVSAINCGFFSLLCEDR, from the coding sequence ATGAATAAAGAACAAGTAGATCATTATGTCATGCGATATTTAGAATCAAAGCAATGTCACATCATTGAAAGAGGATCTGATCATGTCGTTGTTCAGTTATCCCCTCAGGCAGATAGAGAGCTTACTAATCGCCATTATTATTGGAATTTTGTTGAACGGACAGGAGCTCCTCCGGAGACAATGAGACTAACCTTTATTTTTGATAAGGAAAATTATGAGCAGCAAACCGAAACTAAAAATAAACTTCAAAAAGAAGAAAACCAAACAAATTCAGATACCATTCTTGGGCGATTTTTAGGTATCTCTCCTTTATCTGGTACACAAAGAACCATTGAACAGGATATGACTTTTGGGAGTTTAAAATTAGAACAGTTATTCCAAGTTGTCCAGCAAAATGGTAAATACGTAAACCTATATGAAGTTCCCAATGAGACCTCTGTTTCAGAACCAACGGCTTATATGTCCTGGTTAGGAGTAAACTACAAAGTAGAATTCACAAGTGATTTAAAACGATCGGAAATCCACTCTCTTGGCATTTGTTTATCAACAGGGGAAATTAAAACTGATTTTCATGACACCACCTTACAAATTAAATTAACAACAAAAATGCCTCCAAACACCCATGTTCGACCCACAATTTCTTTAGAGAGAGCAGTTTCTGAATTACAAAAATATATTATCCAGAAAGTAAAACATGTTGATCAAAAGTGGGCAATAGAGGCACAGAATCGACTAAATGAAGAAATCTTAAGAATACAAACTTATTATTCAGATCTAATAGAAGCTGCCGAGGAAGGAGACAAACAGGAAGTAAAAAATTTATATGAAAATCGTATACAAGAAATAAGATCACAATACGAACCTAAAATTCAAGTATCCGCCATCAACTGCGGTTTTTTTTCCCTTTTGTGTGAAGATCGTTAA
- a CDS encoding xanthine phosphoribosyltransferase, translated as MDYLKQRIISEGKIVSNQVLNLDSILNHQVDPKLIQQLGREFASRFNDQGITKVLTIESSGISIAYATALELEIPLIFARRKKTLMSDDYYCERVPSFTKGIVTDILVSSEFIQPEDRILIIDDIIANGDALKGLINIIQKSGAHLVGAGIVVEKVFQTGAKDIREQDIRIESLVKIISLDNGNIILE; from the coding sequence ATGGATTATTTAAAACAACGAATCATAAGTGAAGGGAAAATTGTTTCTAACCAAGTATTAAACTTAGACTCTATATTAAATCATCAAGTTGATCCTAAATTAATCCAACAATTAGGTAGAGAATTTGCATCAAGATTTAACGATCAAGGGATAACAAAAGTACTTACAATCGAATCCTCTGGCATATCCATTGCTTATGCAACCGCTCTGGAACTGGAAATACCATTGATTTTTGCTCGTAGAAAAAAAACATTAATGTCAGATGACTATTATTGTGAGCGCGTGCCATCTTTTACAAAGGGAATAGTTACAGATATCTTAGTTTCAAGTGAATTTATACAACCAGAAGATCGAATTTTAATTATTGATGATATTATCGCTAATGGAGATGCGTTGAAGGGACTTATAAACATCATTCAAAAATCTGGTGCACATTTAGTAGGCGCTGGAATCGTAGTTGAAAAAGTTTTCCAAACTGGGGCTAAAGATATTCGTGAACAGGATATACGCATTGAATCATTGGTGAAAATCATTTCTTTAGATAACGGGAATATAATTTTGGAGTAA
- a CDS encoding glucose 1-dehydrogenase translates to MPRIAAITGGAQGIGRALAISFAKEGYYISIADTNKEAGLEVIRFIQQLGGKAMFVPTDIANERDVIRWVNLTIEDMGVPDVLINNAGIEKNSPVLECSLDDFDRVLSVNLRGTFFCSQQFAKRMIHKKHTSIINISSTRALMSEKNTEAYSASKGGILALTHAMAVSLGEYGIRVNAISPGWIETRDWLFSKDAEDPIHTEKDKLQHPVGRVGKPEDIATACLFLAEEKASFITGQNLVIDGGMTIKMIYD, encoded by the coding sequence ATGCCAAGGATAGCAGCGATTACAGGTGGGGCTCAAGGGATTGGTAGAGCACTAGCCATTTCATTTGCAAAAGAAGGATACTATATTTCTATTGCGGATACAAATAAAGAAGCTGGGCTTGAAGTTATTCGATTTATTCAACAACTAGGCGGAAAAGCTATGTTTGTTCCTACTGATATTGCTAATGAGAGGGATGTTATAAGATGGGTAAATCTAACCATAGAAGATATGGGTGTACCCGATGTTCTCATAAATAACGCTGGAATTGAAAAAAATAGTCCTGTATTAGAATGTTCACTTGACGACTTTGATCGAGTATTATCTGTAAATTTACGAGGCACTTTTTTTTGTTCACAACAGTTTGCCAAACGTATGATACATAAGAAACACACTTCCATCATTAATATTTCCTCAACAAGAGCGCTCATGTCAGAGAAAAATACAGAAGCTTATTCGGCATCTAAAGGCGGGATTTTGGCATTAACACATGCCATGGCTGTTAGTTTAGGGGAATACGGAATTCGAGTGAATGCCATTAGTCCAGGATGGATTGAAACTCGTGATTGGTTATTTTCAAAGGATGCTGAAGATCCAATTCACACAGAAAAAGATAAACTTCAACATCCCGTAGGCAGAGTTGGAAAACCAGAAGACATTGCAACCGCATGTTTGTTCCTTGCAGAGGAAAAAGCAAGTTTTATTACTGGACAAAATCTAGTAATAGACGGTGGAATGACGATTAAAATGATTTATGATTGA
- a CDS encoding YqzE family protein yields MAKNSGEDLLKEITEKVVRYMSTPKELRNKDHEERHKEAWKTKWFGMLPFAMDMLIKKTAHKDKGT; encoded by the coding sequence ATGGCAAAAAACTCTGGTGAAGATTTATTGAAGGAAATCACTGAGAAAGTGGTAAGGTATATGAGCACACCAAAGGAGCTTCGAAATAAAGATCATGAAGAACGACACAAAGAAGCTTGGAAAACAAAATGGTTTGGTATGCTTCCTTTCGCAATGGACATGCTAATTAAAAAAACTGCCCATAAGGATAAAGGGACATGA
- a CDS encoding metallophosphoesterase family protein: MKSFRFIHAADLHLDSPFKGYMSIPSKEITVYIKNSTFMALQAMVDLAIREKVQFMVLSGDIFDLADRSLRAQIRFQKEMLRLREHSIQVFIIHGNHDPEDGSRADLQWPENVHFFSSDQGEMIPVFDRNGQEIAHIYGISYPTKSVTSSLINKFNIQDVNQYNIALLHTNLDGNPNHDNYAPSQKEDLLKLAVNYWALGHIHTRQIVHEDPHIVYPGNIQGRSVRELGERGCYLVDVDGTSTTQLTFVSLEAIRWIHNKIEITNFQSEQDLKDAVDLQLKKLNGEKGNKPSIARFTFEGRGPLHYFLNEDMNIKELLLDYQEYMIDTVKDDGSFVWIESFKVNTNPKISKGQYMDDSHYLGDLLRISQHLLNDSNELQAFKEEALLSMKSHLKAGRYLRDMDTEQQRIEWLKTAEDLVLHLILEEGE; the protein is encoded by the coding sequence TTGAAATCATTTCGATTTATACATGCAGCAGATTTACATTTGGATAGTCCCTTCAAAGGGTATATGAGCATTCCTTCTAAGGAAATTACAGTCTATATTAAAAATTCTACTTTTATGGCACTTCAAGCTATGGTAGATTTGGCTATTCGAGAAAAAGTTCAATTTATGGTTTTGAGTGGGGATATTTTCGATTTGGCAGACCGTTCATTGCGTGCTCAAATTCGTTTTCAAAAAGAGATGTTAAGGTTAAGAGAGCACAGCATTCAAGTATTTATAATTCATGGTAACCACGATCCAGAGGATGGAAGTAGAGCAGATTTACAATGGCCGGAAAATGTTCATTTTTTTTCATCAGATCAAGGTGAAATGATACCTGTCTTTGATCGTAACGGTCAAGAAATAGCCCATATATATGGTATTTCTTATCCTACTAAATCTGTAACTAGCAGCTTAATTAATAAATTTAATATACAAGATGTTAATCAATATAATATTGCATTATTACATACAAATTTAGATGGCAACCCAAATCACGATAATTATGCACCTTCACAAAAAGAAGATCTTTTAAAATTAGCTGTGAATTACTGGGCGTTAGGACATATACATACGAGACAAATCGTGCATGAAGATCCACATATAGTATATCCAGGTAATATACAAGGCAGAAGTGTTCGAGAGTTAGGTGAAAGAGGATGTTATCTAGTAGACGTGGATGGGACAAGCACAACACAACTTACATTTGTTTCATTAGAAGCCATTCGTTGGATACATAATAAAATAGAGATAACTAATTTTCAAAGTGAGCAGGACCTCAAAGATGCTGTTGATCTACAACTAAAGAAGTTGAATGGGGAGAAGGGCAATAAACCTTCTATTGCTAGGTTTACTTTTGAAGGTCGTGGACCACTGCACTATTTTTTAAATGAGGATATGAATATAAAAGAATTATTATTGGATTATCAGGAATACATGATAGATACTGTAAAAGACGATGGTTCATTTGTATGGATTGAAAGTTTTAAAGTGAATACGAATCCTAAAATATCAAAAGGTCAATATATGGATGATTCACACTATTTAGGAGACTTATTACGTATTTCACAGCATTTATTGAATGATTCAAATGAGCTTCAAGCTTTTAAAGAAGAAGCTTTGTTATCTATGAAGTCTCATTTGAAAGCAGGAAGATATCTTCGAGACATGGATACTGAACAGCAGAGAATTGAATGGTTAAAAACAGCGGAAGATCTCGTTCTCCATCTGATACTAGAAGAGGGGGAATAA
- a CDS encoding aspartyl-phosphate phosphatase Spo0E family protein, protein MHEKQINKKIEELRQQLTILINNKGDFVDDHVIAVSQQLDTFIIQLQTIKKLKKTFPNNHQSA, encoded by the coding sequence ATGCATGAAAAACAAATAAATAAAAAAATTGAAGAATTGCGACAACAACTTACTATTTTAATTAATAACAAGGGAGATTTTGTAGACGATCATGTCATAGCAGTTAGTCAACAGTTGGATACATTTATTATTCAATTACAAACAATAAAGAAATTGAAAAAAACATTTCCAAACAATCATCAATCAGCTTGA
- a CDS encoding helix-turn-helix transcriptional regulator, protein MITTKESSSLGELIRHHRKQAEMTLVQLEQLTSVDKASISRIESGQVKRPTLVTIQKIGFVLNIPYEKMIERYIEIEERAEVLFSILKKLIHVEESIPIITKVAMKALQSSFEDSIDLVERLYNMISNIDEPSIKLALYQVIIDYSRAHGIMPYIAKGLLQTYLIERDDFTKFRSTYASGRGVLFFEDFLTSEEKGLMYYKLGVHAYYLCLFEEGIDMGRKALNATICDTRMQANTIYFLCNCYYYLGYYDQTKEYLNQYKEYSLPEVKDNVKLTEARLHSANGNHQEAIIILQENLKHCGDFTLLHVVNRLITLYLQTKNLSDIEELIQLEEKLLSIKYVTPVKKAELAHYFKLKGDYCVLTERIELGINCYLEAASRYAKVDHIAKESDCLRLIMNIHSLNKEAMDVFSTIQKLETYHDYKMKTSN, encoded by the coding sequence ATGATAACCACCAAAGAAAGTTCATCATTGGGGGAACTCATTCGACATCATCGGAAACAAGCAGAAATGACACTAGTACAATTAGAACAATTAACTAGTGTGGATAAGGCTAGTATATCTAGAATTGAATCAGGACAAGTTAAACGTCCTACCTTGGTAACGATTCAAAAAATTGGCTTTGTATTAAATATTCCTTATGAAAAAATGATCGAGCGATATATAGAGATTGAAGAGAGAGCTGAGGTTTTATTCTCTATTTTAAAGAAATTAATTCACGTAGAAGAAAGTATTCCTATTATTACAAAAGTAGCTATGAAAGCCCTTCAATCATCTTTTGAAGACAGCATAGATTTGGTAGAAAGGCTCTATAATATGATATCAAATATTGATGAACCTTCTATTAAACTTGCTCTCTATCAAGTGATTATTGATTACTCACGAGCACATGGAATCATGCCTTATATCGCAAAAGGTTTATTACAAACTTATTTGATTGAACGAGATGATTTTACTAAATTTCGATCGACGTATGCATCAGGCAGAGGTGTTTTGTTTTTTGAGGACTTCCTTACTAGTGAAGAGAAAGGTTTAATGTATTATAAATTAGGTGTTCATGCATACTATTTGTGTTTATTTGAAGAAGGTATAGATATGGGTAGAAAAGCACTGAACGCAACGATCTGTGATACTAGAATGCAGGCGAACACCATCTATTTTTTATGTAATTGTTATTATTACTTAGGTTATTATGATCAAACAAAAGAATACTTGAATCAATATAAGGAATACTCACTTCCAGAGGTAAAAGACAATGTAAAATTAACAGAAGCGAGGCTACATTCTGCAAATGGAAATCATCAGGAGGCTATAATAATACTTCAAGAGAACTTAAAACATTGTGGGGATTTCACTTTACTTCATGTTGTGAATCGTTTAATCACCTTATACTTACAGACAAAAAATCTATCAGATATTGAAGAACTTATCCAACTAGAAGAAAAACTATTATCTATAAAATATGTTACACCCGTTAAGAAGGCCGAATTAGCTCATTATTTCAAACTGAAAGGAGACTATTGCGTCCTAACAGAAAGAATTGAGTTAGGGATAAATTGTTATTTGGAAGCAGCATCAAGATATGCAAAGGTAGATCATATCGCCAAAGAAAGTGATTGTTTAAGGCTGATAATGAATATTCATTCGCTTAACAAAGAGGCGATGGATGTTTTTTCAACTATTCAGAAACTAGAAACCTATCATGATTACAAAATGAAGACCTCAAATTAA
- a CDS encoding DEAD/DEAH box helicase produces MNSKDQPKHIHTLNEHLQIHFDQSWVGNIESRFESNGPWDDWTLYQLAYESENTKLVRDFDELQCLNQLSNIEPMPHQISTAKKVLTEMRGRAILADEVGLGKTIEAGLILKEYLIRQLVKKVLILVPASLVLQWVRELNQKFNIPAVAQKKAYMWDQYDIVVASVDTAKRNPHRDIVLDKEYDMLIVDEAHKLKNKKTTNYQFINSVRKKYCLLLTATPIQNDLKELYNLITILKPGQLGDDSQFKSNYVIDKRIPKNENQLRDELSNVMIRNRRSDGHLDLTKRNVKNISLTLSDEEFDLYQSVTDFVRKRAEESEGGISHLFSLITLQREVCSSRDAVFITLVNLFKKTSENSPVRAIIWELVDKIKKINSHTKAKSSLDLIQQIDDKVIIFTEYRATQEYLLRYFKEHQIISVPYRGGMNRGKKDWMMDLFRKRAQVMVATEAGGEGINLQFCNHVINYDLPWNPMRVEQRIGRVHRLGQKNDVHIYNLSTKGTIEEHILHLLHEKINLFESVIGGLDIILESLEKKSSIEKNLYKIILESQNESEIRSKLSDLGDTFTKTKGEIHNNQTIDQPKTEVSP; encoded by the coding sequence TTGAATTCAAAGGATCAACCAAAACATATTCATACACTAAATGAACACCTTCAGATTCATTTTGACCAATCTTGGGTAGGGAACATCGAGAGTCGCTTTGAATCTAATGGTCCCTGGGATGATTGGACATTATATCAACTTGCATACGAATCAGAGAATACGAAGCTAGTTAGAGATTTTGATGAATTACAATGTCTGAATCAACTCTCAAATATAGAACCTATGCCTCATCAAATTTCAACTGCCAAAAAAGTACTTACTGAGATGAGAGGCAGAGCCATTTTAGCTGATGAAGTTGGACTTGGTAAAACAATTGAAGCAGGTTTGATTTTAAAAGAATATTTGATTAGACAACTTGTCAAAAAAGTGCTCATTCTTGTTCCCGCATCTCTAGTATTGCAATGGGTTAGAGAATTAAATCAAAAGTTTAATATTCCTGCAGTTGCACAGAAAAAAGCTTACATGTGGGATCAATATGATATTGTCGTTGCTTCAGTAGATACTGCAAAACGCAATCCACATCGAGATATCGTTTTGGATAAGGAGTATGACATGTTAATCGTTGATGAAGCACACAAATTAAAAAATAAAAAGACAACAAACTATCAATTTATTAATTCGGTTAGAAAAAAATACTGCTTATTACTTACAGCAACTCCTATCCAAAATGATCTTAAGGAATTATACAACTTAATCACAATTCTAAAACCAGGTCAACTAGGAGATGATAGTCAATTTAAATCTAACTATGTAATAGATAAAAGAATACCAAAAAACGAAAATCAGTTGAGGGATGAGTTATCTAACGTTATGATACGTAATCGAAGAAGCGATGGTCATCTTGATCTTACAAAGAGAAATGTTAAAAATATCTCTCTCACTCTATCCGATGAAGAATTTGATTTATATCAATCCGTTACTGATTTTGTTAGAAAAAGAGCAGAGGAAAGTGAAGGTGGAATTAGTCATTTATTCTCTTTAATCACTCTACAGCGGGAAGTATGCAGCAGTCGAGATGCTGTATTCATTACCCTTGTTAATTTATTTAAAAAAACAAGTGAAAACTCGCCAGTACGTGCAATAATTTGGGAACTTGTTGATAAAATTAAAAAAATAAATAGTCATACAAAAGCCAAAAGCAGTCTTGATCTTATTCAACAGATTGATGATAAGGTCATTATTTTTACAGAGTATAGAGCTACACAAGAATATTTATTAAGATATTTTAAAGAACATCAAATCATTTCTGTTCCATATCGAGGTGGAATGAATAGAGGAAAAAAAGACTGGATGATGGATTTGTTCCGTAAAAGAGCTCAAGTCATGGTTGCGACAGAAGCCGGAGGAGAAGGGATAAATCTCCAGTTTTGCAATCATGTTATTAATTATGATTTGCCATGGAACCCAATGCGTGTTGAGCAAAGAATCGGAAGAGTACATAGACTCGGACAAAAAAATGATGTACATATTTATAATTTATCTACAAAAGGAACTATAGAAGAACATATTTTACACTTATTACATGAAAAAATAAATCTCTTTGAATCTGTTATCGGAGGACTTGACATCATATTAGAAAGTTTAGAGAAAAAATCATCTATTGAGAAAAATTTATATAAAATTATATTGGAATCACAGAATGAAAGTGAAATACGGTCAAAGTTAAGCGACTTAGGTGATACCTTCACCAAAACTAAAGGTGAAATACACAACAACCAAACCATTGATCAACCGAAAACTGAGGTGAGCCCATGA
- a CDS encoding AAA family ATPase: MRIKQLQIEGFGIFNQRNFELNEPITLFYGHNEAGKSTTMGFIRNMLFGFPTRAYLQQRYEPVTGGVHGGFIQFEDESGENLRIERIHGKKDTIFVSDGSNLTEKEMQQRLGGISQQLFQDLFAFGLSELQEISTLQSEEMSSYLFHSGMGIHANKIMEAEKKLIGEMEILFKPRGKNQLIINRLKSLETINNKLRENSGDIEKYNAHQQSLSRINDEIHSVELSINEKQNQLKWLNLCLKARDTWLRKQELNEELDRLPKFEHFPVDAKNRLEKIVEVQENLKIEKNRFISKKRKLEEEIQKLNTNKALIDSLPQLEMLNEQLGTYENEKSLTYELKIENEQLNERLQKSLRNINKNWTVNQLKSFSTSIAARDKVHHFKTLLHKYQTIKEKLQVEVEQLTGKIESDKQLIEKMKIFISPLLKKNHHILAEMNMNNSQQLHTMNAEFKMEMNRLQLLEKELHLLETRKTDLLQNINVLKTMKKDRKNKSFNWILISLNVIGPSVLYVYDMITFAVISFFSILSAQGLFYLISNNSKSNHSLDDSISKQQTSLNELQDEMNQKEQMYIKTKQLCSQFQMRLSSVQKEVATSIESNGYQNQTSEYEMKFNELMMIMDQKIKEVEQNDVQIKQTETEIEHLMSSISLLKNSGLEKQDLLKKKEQEMELLLEKWKHWLSQVHLSENLSPESVFEIFQQVDQAMIIVANIEKNEVKIKRLEETTGQFEHKVNAFVPYEKGYGIGQALKQMRMEANLEVKKNDKKKNIMLQHEEIVEETERIKDVLKQMDEKKHLLFSEAQASDEESFLSNVYYHDQRNQLEQELRRIQFSLQDWVREEQLQKLELELKKNHAIETMMESKNELSDQLTEIQNRLVELRDQKGRTSHQLEKLESDMDHAEHMLAYEGELTKVRELSNQWAIHSFALHLIKKAKAKYEQERQPEVLMKASSYFEKMTNGAFRRVMVPFGEKRMVVERGNGAQIETSFLSRGTAELLYLAMRFALAHEFGKKVALPLIMDDIFVNFDGDRLKSTLSVLNEISNHHQLILFTCHEHIRKAMNDMFSQIQNIDLNLDQS; the protein is encoded by the coding sequence ATGAGAATCAAGCAACTACAAATCGAAGGTTTTGGTATATTTAATCAACGAAATTTTGAATTAAATGAGCCAATAACTTTATTTTATGGACATAATGAGGCTGGGAAAAGTACAACAATGGGTTTTATAAGGAATATGTTGTTTGGTTTTCCTACTAGAGCGTATTTACAACAAAGGTATGAACCAGTTACTGGTGGAGTACATGGTGGATTTATACAGTTTGAGGACGAAAGTGGGGAGAACCTGCGAATTGAAAGAATTCATGGAAAGAAAGATACCATCTTCGTTAGTGATGGATCTAACTTAACAGAGAAAGAAATGCAGCAGAGACTAGGTGGGATTTCACAGCAGTTATTTCAGGATTTATTTGCTTTTGGTTTATCTGAACTACAAGAGATTAGCACCTTACAATCAGAAGAAATGAGCAGTTATTTATTTCATTCTGGTATGGGCATACATGCAAATAAGATTATGGAAGCAGAAAAGAAACTGATAGGAGAAATGGAAATACTATTTAAACCCCGAGGTAAAAATCAGCTTATTATCAATCGATTAAAATCACTGGAAACAATAAATAACAAACTAAGAGAAAATAGTGGAGACATTGAAAAGTACAATGCCCATCAACAATCTTTAAGTAGGATTAATGATGAAATTCACTCAGTAGAACTATCTATAAACGAAAAACAAAATCAACTAAAATGGTTAAACCTCTGCTTGAAAGCTCGGGATACGTGGCTAAGAAAGCAAGAACTTAATGAGGAATTGGATCGCTTACCTAAGTTTGAACATTTTCCAGTAGATGCAAAAAATAGATTAGAAAAAATTGTTGAAGTTCAAGAAAACTTAAAAATAGAAAAGAACCGTTTTATTTCGAAAAAAAGAAAGTTAGAGGAAGAAATTCAAAAGTTAAATACCAATAAAGCATTGATCGATTCATTACCTCAACTAGAAATGTTAAATGAACAATTAGGAACGTACGAAAACGAAAAATCCTTAACATATGAATTGAAAATTGAAAATGAACAATTGAATGAAAGACTACAAAAGAGTTTACGAAATATAAACAAAAACTGGACAGTAAATCAACTTAAATCTTTTTCTACATCCATAGCTGCTAGAGACAAGGTACACCATTTTAAAACGTTATTACATAAATATCAGACAATAAAAGAGAAATTACAGGTTGAGGTTGAGCAGTTAACTGGAAAGATTGAATCAGACAAACAGTTAATAGAAAAAATGAAAATATTCATTTCCCCACTTTTGAAAAAGAATCATCATATCTTAGCTGAAATGAATATGAATAATTCCCAACAGTTACATACAATGAATGCTGAATTCAAGATGGAAATGAATCGACTTCAATTACTGGAAAAAGAGCTTCATTTATTAGAAACAAGGAAAACGGATTTACTGCAAAACATAAATGTGCTGAAAACGATGAAAAAAGATCGAAAAAATAAAAGTTTCAATTGGATTTTGATCAGTTTAAATGTTATAGGTCCGTCCGTTTTATATGTTTATGATATGATAACTTTTGCCGTGATTAGTTTTTTTAGCATATTAAGTGCTCAAGGGTTATTTTATTTGATTTCTAACAATAGTAAATCAAATCATTCTCTAGATGATTCTATTAGTAAACAGCAAACGTCCTTAAATGAGCTTCAGGATGAAATGAATCAAAAAGAGCAGATGTACATAAAAACAAAACAATTGTGCAGCCAATTCCAAATGAGACTATCATCAGTTCAAAAAGAAGTTGCCACTTCAATAGAATCAAATGGTTATCAGAATCAAACTTCTGAATATGAAATGAAATTCAATGAGCTTATGATGATAATGGATCAAAAAATAAAAGAAGTAGAGCAAAATGATGTCCAAATTAAACAGACAGAAACAGAAATTGAACATTTAATGAGTAGTATTAGTTTGTTGAAAAATTCAGGTTTAGAAAAGCAGGACTTACTCAAAAAGAAAGAACAAGAGATGGAACTTCTTTTAGAAAAATGGAAACATTGGTTATCTCAAGTTCATTTATCCGAGAATCTCTCCCCAGAATCTGTTTTTGAAATATTTCAACAAGTGGATCAAGCGATGATTATAGTTGCAAATATAGAAAAAAATGAAGTGAAAATAAAGCGATTGGAAGAAACGACTGGACAGTTTGAACATAAAGTGAATGCATTTGTTCCATACGAAAAAGGTTACGGTATTGGACAAGCCTTAAAACAAATGAGAATGGAAGCAAATTTAGAAGTAAAGAAAAATGATAAAAAGAAAAATATTATGTTGCAACATGAGGAAATTGTTGAAGAGACTGAAAGAATTAAAGATGTTTTAAAGCAAATGGATGAGAAGAAACATCTTTTATTTAGCGAGGCACAAGCTTCTGATGAAGAGTCATTTTTATCCAATGTATATTACCATGATCAGAGAAATCAACTAGAGCAAGAATTACGTCGTATTCAATTTTCTCTTCAAGATTGGGTTAGAGAAGAACAATTGCAAAAGTTGGAGCTAGAGCTAAAGAAAAATCATGCGATAGAGACGATGATGGAATCAAAAAATGAATTATCCGATCAACTCACAGAAATACAAAATCGTTTGGTTGAACTGAGAGATCAAAAAGGAAGAACGAGTCATCAGCTTGAGAAATTAGAATCAGATATGGATCATGCTGAACATATGCTTGCTTATGAAGGGGAATTAACAAAGGTAAGAGAACTTTCCAATCAATGGGCTATTCATTCTTTTGCATTACATTTAATTAAAAAAGCAAAAGCAAAGTATGAACAAGAACGTCAACCAGAAGTATTAATGAAAGCATCATCCTACTTTGAAAAAATGACAAATGGAGCTTTTAGAAGAGTAATGGTTCCTTTTGGAGAAAAACGAATGGTTGTAGAGAGAGGAAACGGGGCACAAATAGAAACTTCCTTTTTAAGTAGAGGTACAGCAGAGTTATTATATTTAGCAATGCGTTTCGCACTTGCACATGAATTTGGGAAAAAAGTGGCACTTCCTTTAATCATGGATGATATATTTGTCAATTTTGATGGGGATAGACTTAAATCTACGCTTTCGGTTTTAAATGAAATTTCTAACCATCATCAACTCATACTGTTCACTTGTCATGAGCATATTCGTAAAGCTATGAATGATATGTTTTCTCAGATTCAGAATATAGATTTGAATTTAGATCAATCATAA